A window of Marinitoga sp. 1197 contains these coding sequences:
- a CDS encoding metal-sensing transcriptional repressor: MDKYTHHHMKHKKTLNVLKTARGQVEAVIKMIEDNRYCIDISKQILASISLLKKANSQILKEHLETCVREAAYSDNSKEIEIKLKELEDVIEYINKTL; the protein is encoded by the coding sequence ATGGATAAATATACACATCATCATATGAAACACAAAAAAACTTTAAATGTATTAAAAACTGCGAGAGGACAGGTTGAAGCTGTTATAAAGATGATAGAAGATAACAGATATTGTATTGATATATCAAAACAAATTTTGGCTTCTATATCTTTATTAAAAAAAGCTAATTCACAAATTTTAAAAGAACATCTCGAAACTTGTGTAAGAGAAGCTGCATATTCGGATAATTCAAAAGAAATAGAAATAAAATTAAAAGAATTAGAAGATGTTATAGAGTATATAAATAAAACTTTGTAA
- a CDS encoding ferrous iron transport protein A, with amino-acid sequence MIIPLSSLKIGMDGIIVRLEFDENVKERFIAMGLIPGKKIIYIHESPFGDPMVFKIDDNKIMIRKNEAQKIFVEVTNEIFSLDEASPGQYEIFFIKGGIFFKKDMESLNLYVGKQINVLNNHRGKVTITINGKQIIFGKGRAKKILLKKE; translated from the coding sequence GTGATTATACCATTAAGTAGTTTAAAAATAGGAATGGATGGCATAATTGTAAGATTGGAATTTGATGAAAATGTTAAAGAAAGATTTATCGCCATGGGTTTAATCCCTGGAAAAAAAATAATATATATACACGAATCTCCTTTTGGCGATCCAATGGTATTTAAAATAGATGATAATAAAATCATGATAAGGAAAAATGAAGCTCAAAAAATTTTTGTAGAAGTTACAAATGAAATATTTTCTTTAGATGAAGCTTCACCTGGACAATATGAAATTTTTTTCATTAAAGGCGGAATCTTTTTCAAAAAGGATATGGAAAGTTTAAATTTATATGTTGGAAAGCAAATTAATGTACTTAATAATCATCGTGGTAAAGTAACAATAACCATAAATGGAAAACAAATAATCTTTGGTAAAGGTCGTGCAAAAAAAATTCTTTTAAAAAAAGAATAA